Proteins encoded within one genomic window of SAR324 cluster bacterium:
- a CDS encoding LapA family protein: protein MRYFGLLFFALFLILCVLFSMNNAEAVRIHFDAGWFGSYTSQKPLFVPVFFALALGIIFSVGYFFVYHSRLQLQIRFQEKEIRRLKKLVLLERESNQTMAQKNNDLEQISERLQHQINTKLLEQNANVVTRLKDNLITTHEN from the coding sequence ATGCGCTATTTCGGACTACTGTTTTTCGCGTTGTTTCTGATCCTCTGTGTGTTATTCAGCATGAACAACGCTGAAGCGGTGAGGATTCATTTTGATGCTGGCTGGTTTGGCTCATACACTTCGCAGAAGCCCTTGTTTGTGCCTGTATTTTTCGCACTGGCCCTCGGGATTATCTTCAGTGTAGGCTATTTCTTTGTGTATCATTCCCGACTTCAGCTTCAAATCCGTTTTCAGGAAAAAGAAATCCGACGTCTGAAGAAACTGGTTTTACTGGAACGGGAAAGCAATCAGACAATGGCTCAAAAAAATAATGATCTTGAACAAATATCAGAGCGTCTTCAGCATCAAATCAATACAAAGTTGCTCGAACAAAACGCCAATGTGGTTACCCGCCTCAAGGACAACCTGATTACAACGCATGAAAATTAA
- the sppA gene encoding signal peptide peptidase SppA translates to MFRKHPYLTGFSLLFVLCLVLVTLINSAHKSGSDFWHDNLIGIIRVEGILMDSEPIVEKIRRMEKSDSVKGVILRINSPGGGVAVAQEIYDALSELRQTKPVYTSMGSVAASGGYYIAAATDRIFANSGTLTGSIGVLMEWVNLGELGQKVGAEMVTLKSGKNKNSISMFKKPAPDELVLIQSVVNDSHEQFVQAILQGRPGMDETKLRTLADGRIFTGKQAYQEQLVDELGSFQQVIDQMGTDLEISGEIQTLEFEDDDEYDITSLLGLSSVKKWMSNQQNTGVHLNYILQ, encoded by the coding sequence ATGTTTCGAAAGCATCCTTATTTAACCGGTTTTTCCCTCCTGTTTGTTCTTTGTCTGGTTCTGGTCACATTGATCAACTCGGCTCATAAATCCGGATCAGATTTCTGGCATGACAATCTGATAGGAATCATTCGGGTAGAAGGTATTTTAATGGACTCTGAACCCATTGTTGAAAAAATCAGACGAATGGAAAAAAGTGATTCGGTCAAAGGGGTGATCCTCAGAATCAACAGTCCGGGAGGCGGCGTCGCTGTGGCACAGGAAATTTATGATGCCCTGAGTGAACTTCGGCAGACAAAACCGGTGTATACCTCGATGGGTTCGGTTGCTGCTTCCGGCGGATATTATATCGCGGCGGCGACAGACAGGATTTTCGCCAATTCCGGAACACTGACAGGCAGTATCGGTGTCTTGATGGAGTGGGTCAATCTGGGTGAACTCGGTCAGAAAGTCGGTGCGGAAATGGTCACCCTTAAAAGTGGAAAAAATAAAAACAGCATTTCAATGTTTAAAAAACCGGCCCCCGATGAACTTGTGCTGATACAATCGGTTGTGAATGATTCACACGAACAATTTGTTCAGGCCATTCTGCAGGGCCGCCCCGGCATGGACGAAACAAAACTCCGCACGCTTGCTGACGGGCGAATATTCACAGGAAAGCAGGCTTATCAGGAACAACTGGTGGATGAACTGGGTAGTTTTCAACAGGTTATTGATCAAATGGGAACCGATTTGGAAATTTCCGGAGAAATTCAAACATTAGAGTTTGAAGACGATGATGAATATGATATTACTTCATTACTAGGTTTGTCTTCCGTCAAAAAATGGATGTCCAATCAACAAAACACCGGAGTCCATTTAAATTATATACTACAGTAA